A genome region from Chryseobacterium sp. G0186 includes the following:
- a CDS encoding GEVED domain-containing protein → MKKIFTSLFFLCLFIMVHAQWTSTTFERKELKRDSKAESYYTLDISLLKSQLEKAQETGKNTRPVTIFLPTLSGKIERFAVYSFPVVVKELADQYQLGSYVGVGLDDPSKYVRFSLAPNDFQSMIFTEDGSEFIEPANPNKTIYRVHPKTEGGKAGFVCSTEEKVHEKHEIEKLYQQGQSFKNQPTDFARSSDKKYRTLRLAMSVTGEYTQFFGGTVAGALTAINATLTRVNGIFEKDFALHLNLQNFPNVIYTNPNTDPYSIPSLGNGPNFLWSTELQQTLTVNVGNANYDIGHLFGDSGGGGMAGCIGCFCLDPGSSNSATGNGKGSGYTSPSIGGPQGDTFDVDFVAHEMGHQLGGNHTFMYQFQGAGTQFEPGSGTTIMGYAGVANGNASLAGITPSPGGTFDIQPNSDAYFLRNSINQVQAVLQARTCDIETPTVNTPPVIASLPTYNIPKGTAFVLTASATDAENDPMTYTWEQADAMLSNTPSIDNINLGNTTTGASFRSLMPSASPTRYFPKLSSVLAGVLHDSNGWEAVSTVARTTSFSVTVRDNSPLANQQQTQSATQTIIVGNNGPFKVNPTTVYNNGPTTVTWDVVNTNTAPYNAANVKIDFTTNNGITWNVVSASTPNDGTESLDFTSFPLTVGGTAKIRVSAINNVFYAIGTAPIDTLPICTLSPPGGVQVTTTTQTTATITWNASYNATYVVQYRVAGTTVWTNTASSPTTNTVTLTGLTAGTHYEFQIANVCAGVTGSFSAIDVFMTPYCAATSSNTDNGYISNVSVTATNSYTMSNNSGANNYTDYSGDATKLITLVRGTTANNISVAKSWPASTSSKAISVWIDFNKNGTFETSERILNGANNTTTPISGTFTVPATAYAGPFTTRMHVVMRNTNNPSPCGNFTDGEVEDYAIKIIDMPACTSAAPSNITITNITPTSANVSWVATTGAAYVLRWRKFGTTVWTTIDPVPAPINNYTIAGLEEQTKYEVQVATKCNGAAQGTFSPLQQFTTPILSYCPMTGTGTNDHISSVTITSVNPALPVMSNNSVQTNYISYTTPETLITLEIGSLDNKIAVGKGWTGATGNTAVAAWIDFNRDGQFDNSERIINSAASSTTPVSGLFGVPANAYSGPLTTTMKVVLQRNNSPVMCQNAINGEVEDYVVKLKPCSTTTPTGLSFNTVTHNSAIINWTGATNNLTYLLQYRALGVAAWSEMYVTNAPITLNNLLPSTTYEVQVASNCGITVGTFTPAITFATRCDPTPPGIIVSSITTNSALITWNPSVAGVTYMMRWRKVGAVGWPNPDIPLPVAPVNTYTLGGLDPYTNYEVQIASKCEGEIIWNPYSNPQVFITERMCELPPPGLTITQKLPTSVEITWDPFPGSTYILRYRKVGIPSWTNIFVNTNVYILTGLMELTKYEMQVANICNGIPGTFTPLYHFETPTVVYCRMASASATEEHISKVTVIPNGKPTMENPSGASTYTDYTGVPKAFIELIQGSTDNEIIIEKKWTGNTYNEGVAVWIDFNRNGDFDINERVFVSSPNTTSPVSGKFSVPVDAFVSTTDYKYVVMRVVMERDGIPVSCTNFKNGEVEDYTVRISKKSVANSIDQTGIMIYPNPVSSVLFVKNISKKAKYKIYNAAGQVIGSGILLNNQINVSRLINGVYVIDIEDNGITAQKKFIKE, encoded by the coding sequence ATGAAGAAAATCTTTACTTCTCTTTTTTTTCTTTGTTTATTTATAATGGTTCATGCCCAATGGACATCAACAACGTTCGAAAGAAAAGAACTTAAAAGAGACTCGAAAGCTGAGAGTTATTATACTTTAGATATCTCATTACTAAAATCTCAGCTGGAAAAAGCTCAAGAAACTGGAAAGAATACAAGACCTGTTACGATATTCTTGCCCACTTTAAGTGGTAAAATTGAACGGTTTGCAGTATATAGTTTTCCGGTTGTTGTTAAGGAACTTGCAGATCAATATCAATTAGGTTCATACGTCGGAGTGGGTTTAGATGATCCTTCGAAATATGTAAGATTCAGCCTGGCTCCTAATGATTTCCAATCAATGATTTTTACTGAAGATGGTTCTGAATTCATAGAACCCGCCAATCCCAATAAAACAATTTATAGAGTTCATCCGAAAACGGAGGGTGGTAAAGCTGGTTTTGTTTGTTCTACAGAAGAAAAAGTTCATGAGAAGCACGAGATAGAAAAACTATATCAACAAGGGCAATCTTTTAAAAACCAACCGACAGACTTTGCCAGATCTTCTGATAAAAAATACAGAACATTGAGATTAGCAATGTCTGTGACGGGTGAATACACTCAATTTTTTGGAGGCACAGTAGCAGGAGCATTAACGGCAATCAATGCTACACTCACACGGGTAAATGGGATTTTTGAAAAAGATTTTGCGCTCCATCTGAACCTACAAAATTTTCCTAATGTTATTTATACCAATCCAAATACTGATCCTTATTCAATTCCTTCACTAGGAAATGGACCCAACTTCTTATGGAGTACAGAATTGCAGCAAACCCTTACAGTGAATGTAGGAAATGCAAATTATGATATAGGGCATTTGTTTGGTGATTCAGGTGGCGGCGGAATGGCTGGATGTATTGGCTGTTTCTGTTTAGATCCAGGCAGTTCAAACTCAGCAACAGGAAATGGTAAAGGTTCAGGCTATACCTCCCCTTCCATTGGAGGTCCGCAAGGTGATACTTTTGATGTTGATTTTGTTGCTCATGAGATGGGGCACCAGTTAGGAGGAAACCATACATTCATGTACCAATTTCAAGGAGCTGGCACCCAATTTGAACCTGGTTCGGGGACAACAATTATGGGGTATGCGGGAGTTGCAAATGGAAATGCATCCTTAGCAGGTATTACTCCGTCCCCTGGAGGTACATTTGATATACAGCCAAACAGTGATGCATACTTCCTTAGGAATAGTATTAATCAGGTTCAAGCCGTTTTGCAGGCAAGAACATGTGATATAGAGACCCCCACAGTAAATACCCCACCTGTAATTGCTTCTTTGCCTACTTATAATATTCCTAAAGGAACAGCATTTGTTCTTACAGCTTCTGCCACAGATGCTGAAAATGATCCAATGACTTATACCTGGGAACAGGCAGATGCCATGCTTAGCAATACTCCTTCTATTGACAATATCAATTTAGGAAATACAACTACTGGGGCATCATTCAGGTCCCTAATGCCATCTGCAAGTCCTACTCGTTACTTTCCCAAATTATCTTCAGTATTGGCTGGAGTTTTACATGATAGTAATGGTTGGGAGGCAGTATCCACTGTTGCACGAACAACAAGTTTTTCAGTAACAGTAAGGGATAATAGCCCACTAGCGAATCAACAGCAGACCCAGAGTGCTACACAAACCATTATCGTAGGAAATAACGGTCCTTTTAAGGTTAATCCAACGACGGTTTATAATAATGGCCCAACAACGGTAACCTGGGATGTAGTAAATACCAATACCGCTCCTTATAATGCTGCTAATGTTAAAATAGATTTTACAACCAATAACGGAATAACCTGGAATGTTGTGTCTGCATCAACGCCTAATGACGGGACTGAATCTCTGGATTTTACCTCATTCCCTCTTACAGTGGGTGGAACGGCAAAAATCCGGGTAAGTGCTATTAATAATGTTTTCTATGCCATAGGTACGGCTCCAATAGATACATTACCCATTTGTACATTGAGTCCTCCGGGGGGTGTTCAGGTTACCACCACCACTCAGACCACTGCAACCATTACATGGAATGCTTCATATAATGCAACATATGTCGTACAATATAGGGTGGCAGGGACAACAGTCTGGACTAACACTGCGTCCTCACCTACTACAAATACAGTAACACTTACAGGATTAACAGCCGGAACCCATTATGAATTTCAGATAGCGAATGTATGTGCGGGAGTTACAGGAAGCTTTTCTGCGATTGATGTTTTCATGACTCCTTACTGTGCCGCTACTTCCAGCAATACAGATAACGGATATATCTCAAATGTAAGTGTAACTGCTACAAACTCCTATACGATGAGTAATAATTCCGGAGCCAATAATTATACAGATTATTCCGGGGATGCAACAAAATTAATTACTCTTGTAAGAGGAACAACTGCCAACAACATTTCTGTTGCTAAATCATGGCCTGCCAGTACAAGCAGTAAAGCAATAAGTGTCTGGATAGATTTTAATAAAAATGGCACTTTTGAAACTTCCGAAAGAATTTTAAATGGCGCCAACAATACAACAACCCCGATATCAGGAACATTTACCGTACCGGCTACAGCGTATGCTGGACCGTTTACCACACGTATGCATGTAGTAATGCGAAATACAAATAATCCGAGTCCATGTGGAAATTTCACTGATGGAGAAGTAGAAGATTACGCGATAAAAATTATTGATATGCCGGCATGTACCAGTGCTGCCCCATCCAATATTACCATTACGAATATTACCCCAACATCTGCCAATGTCTCGTGGGTAGCAACAACGGGAGCAGCATATGTTTTAAGATGGAGAAAATTTGGTACTACAGTATGGACAACAATAGATCCGGTACCTGCCCCAATAAATAATTATACCATTGCTGGTTTAGAGGAACAGACAAAATATGAAGTTCAGGTAGCAACAAAATGTAATGGAGCTGCACAGGGAACATTTTCACCTTTACAACAATTTACTACACCCATATTGTCATATTGCCCAATGACAGGTACAGGAACTAATGATCATATCTCAAGTGTGACCATTACTTCTGTAAATCCTGCATTACCTGTAATGAGTAATAATTCAGTGCAAACTAACTACATCAGTTATACTACACCCGAAACATTAATTACATTAGAGATTGGTTCTTTAGATAATAAAATTGCTGTAGGAAAGGGATGGACAGGGGCCACTGGTAATACAGCTGTCGCGGCATGGATTGACTTTAACAGAGACGGTCAATTTGATAATTCAGAAAGAATCATTAATTCTGCAGCAAGTTCTACAACTCCTGTTTCCGGTTTATTTGGAGTGCCGGCAAATGCGTATTCCGGACCATTAACTACTACCATGAAGGTGGTTTTACAACGTAACAATTCTCCGGTAATGTGCCAGAATGCTATCAATGGAGAAGTAGAAGATTATGTTGTGAAGTTAAAACCATGCAGTACTACGACACCAACTGGTCTTTCGTTCAATACAGTAACTCATAATTCTGCTATCATTAACTGGACCGGAGCTACAAACAATCTTACGTATCTGCTACAATACAGAGCACTAGGGGTAGCTGCCTGGAGTGAGATGTATGTTACAAATGCTCCAATTACACTAAATAACCTACTTCCTTCTACTACTTATGAAGTTCAGGTTGCTTCCAACTGTGGAATTACAGTAGGAACATTCACTCCTGCCATAACATTTGCTACAAGATGTGATCCGACTCCTCCTGGCATTATTGTCAGTTCTATTACCACAAATTCTGCTTTGATAACCTGGAATCCTAGTGTAGCTGGCGTTACTTATATGATGAGGTGGAGAAAAGTAGGTGCGGTGGGTTGGCCAAATCCTGATATTCCTTTACCAGTTGCTCCTGTTAATACCTATACTCTTGGTGGTTTAGATCCATATACAAACTATGAAGTACAGATTGCCAGTAAATGTGAAGGAGAAATAATTTGGAACCCCTACTCAAACCCTCAAGTCTTTATTACAGAAAGAATGTGTGAGCTTCCTCCTCCAGGCCTAACAATAACTCAGAAATTACCAACATCTGTAGAAATTACTTGGGATCCGTTCCCTGGGTCAACTTATATTCTGAGATATAGAAAAGTAGGGATTCCAAGTTGGACAAATATTTTTGTGAATACCAATGTCTATATCTTAACTGGATTAATGGAATTAACAAAATATGAAATGCAGGTTGCTAATATTTGTAACGGAATTCCAGGTACATTTACACCTCTTTACCACTTTGAAACACCTACTGTGGTCTATTGTAGAATGGCTTCTGCAAGTGCAACGGAAGAGCATATTTCTAAAGTGACTGTTATTCCAAATGGGAAACCAACAATGGAAAACCCTTCAGGTGCATCAACATATACAGATTATACAGGAGTTCCTAAAGCATTCATTGAATTGATCCAGGGATCTACAGATAATGAAATCATTATCGAGAAAAAGTGGACCGGAAATACCTACAATGAAGGAGTTGCTGTATGGATTGATTTCAACAGAAATGGAGACTTTGATATCAACGAAAGAGTATTTGTTTCATCTCCCAATACAACAAGTCCTGTATCAGGTAAATTCAGTGTACCGGTAGATGCCTTCGTAAGTACAACAGACTACAAGTATGTAGTAATGAGAGTGGTGATGGAAAGAGACGGTATCCCTGTAAGCTGTACGAACTTTAAGAATGGAGAGGTTGAGGATTATACGGTAAGAATTTCTAAGAAATCAGTTGCCAATTCTATTGATCAGACAGGTATCATGATCTATCCCAATCCGGTAAGCTCAGTATTGTTTGTTAAAAATATTAGCAAGAAAGCTAAATATAAAATATACAATGCTGCCGGACAGGTAATTGGAAGCGGTATTTTACTGAACAACCAAATCAACGTAAGCAGATTGATTAATGGTGTTTATGTAATAGATATCGAAGACAATGGTATAACTGCCCAAAAGAAATTTATCAAAGAATAA
- a CDS encoding DUF6680 family protein, which yields MKEFLQSYGQLFTLLSVTLIPFTIWWLGIKFQDRKAKRDAKLNLFFTLMANRATNPVVKEWVDALNLIDIVFQSNKKVRTAWAAYYDALHPRSQHMDNIEAFKLDLLSEMANDLGYKDLKQTEIGKTYSPQAFRNRSDWDIKLQNEIYRVLSASKSFSQPFTDDELNNNAQNEEQGS from the coding sequence ATGAAAGAATTTTTACAATCTTATGGTCAACTTTTTACATTATTATCAGTTACTTTAATCCCTTTTACTATTTGGTGGCTTGGAATTAAATTTCAGGATAGAAAAGCCAAAAGAGATGCTAAACTAAATCTCTTTTTTACGTTAATGGCCAATAGAGCAACCAATCCTGTAGTTAAGGAATGGGTAGATGCTTTAAATTTGATTGACATTGTTTTTCAGTCTAATAAAAAAGTTAGAACAGCTTGGGCAGCATATTATGACGCTTTACACCCTAGATCACAACATATGGATAATATCGAAGCTTTTAAATTAGATCTGCTTTCAGAAATGGCAAATGATTTAGGCTACAAAGATCTGAAACAAACTGAAATCGGTAAAACTTATAGTCCTCAAGCATTCCGTAATAGAAGTGATTGGGATATAAAGTTGCAAAATGAAATTTACAGGGTATTATCTGCTTCAAAATCATTTTCACAACCTTTTACAGATGATGAACTAAATAATAATGCCCAAAATGAAGAGCAAGGTTCATAA
- a CDS encoding IS1595 family transposase, with translation MINPNIKSVFELTQTFSTEQDCIEYYEDLRWNGIVVSPFDPTSKVYKCKNNQYRCKNTGKYFNVKTGTMFENSKISLRKWFLAIWLVTSHKKGISSMQLAKDIGVRQATAWFLLQRIRACFGIENNNELEGIIECDETFIGGKNKNRHKDKKVPHSQGRSFKDKTPVMGMLQRDGKMNAFVVPDTKRKSIQPLIHKYVKPETTQTIITDEWWAYNGLSKHYDHRIIDHSKKEYVSLQDNSVHTNNIEGSWNILKRSVSGMYNHVSRKHLQKYVDEFVYRFNLRKVSDQEKFRYLLSNSNIRTTYQELITV, from the coding sequence ATGATTAACCCAAATATAAAATCAGTATTTGAATTAACTCAAACTTTTTCAACTGAACAGGATTGTATTGAGTATTATGAGGACTTGAGATGGAATGGTATTGTTGTGAGTCCATTTGATCCAACATCAAAAGTATATAAGTGTAAGAACAACCAGTATAGATGTAAGAATACAGGTAAGTATTTTAATGTCAAAACAGGAACAATGTTTGAGAATTCAAAGATTAGTCTTCGTAAATGGTTTTTAGCTATATGGCTTGTTACTTCTCATAAGAAAGGAATAAGTTCAATGCAGTTGGCAAAAGATATTGGAGTAAGACAAGCGACAGCATGGTTCCTTTTACAAAGAATCAGAGCTTGTTTCGGTATTGAAAACAATAACGAACTTGAGGGTATTATAGAATGTGATGAAACTTTTATAGGTGGTAAGAACAAAAACCGCCACAAAGACAAAAAGGTTCCACACTCACAAGGTAGAAGTTTTAAAGACAAAACTCCTGTAATGGGAATGCTTCAACGAGATGGTAAGATGAATGCTTTTGTTGTACCCGATACAAAGAGAAAAAGTATTCAGCCTTTAATACATAAGTATGTAAAACCTGAAACAACTCAAACAATCATTACAGATGAATGGTGGGCTTATAACGGATTGAGTAAACATTATGACCATAGAATCATAGATCATTCTAAGAAAGAGTATGTAAGTTTGCAGGATAATTCTGTACATACAAACAATATAGAGGGAAGTTGGAATATCCTGAAAAGAAGTGTTTCAGGAATGTATAATCACGTTTCTAGAAAGCATCTTCAAAAATATGTTGATGAATTTGTATACAGATTTAACCTGAGAAAGGTCTCAGACCAAGAAAAATTCAGATATTTGTTATCAAATTCAAATATCAGAACAACATATCAGGAATTAATAACAGTATAA
- the coaE gene encoding dephospho-CoA kinase (Dephospho-CoA kinase (CoaE) performs the final step in coenzyme A biosynthesis.), translating to MEELHSEAQQAEPPAPKIIGLTGGIGSGKTTVAHFIEEFGFPVYYSDDRAKTIVNDSDDLKVKIKELLGEESYDENGIYDRKFVADKVFNNKDLLEQLNEIIHPAVRIDFENWLKKQTKYLVFKETALLFELRLNRQCYKSLLVTAEDNIRTKRVMDRDHKTYREVEAIMEKQMPEKDKIKMADCIIYNNTNLEELKEQTEKVIFSID from the coding sequence ATGGAAGAATTACATTCAGAAGCCCAACAAGCAGAGCCACCCGCACCCAAGATCATTGGTTTAACAGGAGGAATTGGCTCAGGAAAAACTACCGTAGCTCATTTTATTGAGGAATTTGGTTTTCCGGTTTATTATTCTGACGACAGGGCAAAAACCATCGTTAATGATAGTGACGATTTGAAAGTTAAAATTAAGGAACTTCTAGGTGAAGAATCTTATGATGAAAATGGAATCTATGACAGGAAATTTGTTGCCGATAAGGTTTTTAATAATAAAGATCTTCTTGAGCAGTTAAATGAAATCATTCATCCTGCAGTTCGTATTGATTTTGAAAACTGGTTAAAGAAACAAACCAAGTATCTGGTTTTCAAGGAAACTGCTTTATTATTTGAATTAAGGCTTAACAGACAATGTTATAAATCTCTTCTGGTAACTGCTGAGGATAATATCCGAACGAAAAGGGTAATGGACAGAGACCATAAAACCTACCGGGAAGTAGAAGCTATCATGGAAAAGCAAATGCCCGAAAAGGATAAAATCAAAATGGCAGATTGTATCATTTATAATAATACCAATCTGGAAGAATTAAAAGAACAGACCGAGAAAGTGATCTTCTCTATAGACTAA